The Labrus mixtus chromosome 14, fLabMix1.1, whole genome shotgun sequence nucleotide sequence TTGCTCTTGAGCTAAattttaaagggacagtcaATTAAAGAATTTACTAATTGATACCTCAGAGGGCTTTGCAATTTATCACAATCTCTTTATGCATAATGCATTCGCAAAACAAATCctgaaagtctgaatttatttaaatgaaaacgAAAGTTATTTCATGTAAACGTCCCGGCTTTGTCACTCAGCGTGCGTACCTATTGGATGGACACCTGAGTATTATGGCTCCgcttttacaacattttgatGGATTCAGATGAAGCTCAAAGTCGCTGTCAACTACACTCAATTTATTTATAGCGTCAGAAATAGATTTTTAGgtaggggggggaggggaggggttaTTTTGAATTCATGAGACACATGAGGTATGAGTTAAACATGAAGAACGGAAGATAAGTTATTGCTGATGTGCaatctttcatttttgtttatttatgtcagacaggacgggggggggggggcgagtcTGCTGAGGTaagacagaatgaaaacaaagcagacGCTAAAATGTTGGacggagcaacagagtccgctgtatgacgctataatgagaatatttgactttatactcccccctcctattggctcgaggggaattctccggagaatatcctgctgtgttctcacatcacagctcactctgacttgctgcagaaaaaatattaGGGGGTCttgcaggagaaactcagagtgaagtcagagtgaaaagtgtggctgtttgtgttcacacatagagtacagctcctcctggacaTATCAGGAgcttttcaggagatttctgcaaatgTGAAAGCCCAATATGTCTCACATGATGCtgtaagacacaaagtcaggtttgatctgtttgatgtcactcagggcTCTTGATAGGAATGATTCAttgtttctgatgtttataGACCCATTAAAGAAGAAGTAATAGATGCCAACATGAGCTTCAGCTGCTCCCCTATGTGCTGTGATCAGAGGGTTACGGAGCGTTTTGTCTCCTGCAGGTTCCTGAAGAAAACATCCAAAGCGTGATCGGAGCTCTGCGGACCAAGAGCACAGCACAGTGAACGACTTTGCCGGAGGAGAAAccgctgtgtttgttttttttttttgtctctccagTCATTTGGTTCAAACGTTTATCGTGTCCAAAAAGTGCCAAGAGCTTCTTAGCGGACTCCTGTGGATGGGCTCTGAAGGAAGGGGATCGAACCACAAAGCGtgggtgggagggggagggggagggtgacAGCGTGTTAGGGATTCATTTtctttacctcctcctcctcctcctcggcacTCGAGCCCCTCCACTGCCCGCTCTGGTAGTTGTTGCTTTTTAGTTTACCGGACTGAAtccgtttttctttttcctctctgaagctgcttcttcttcccACTCCCTGACCCTCATGAGCACCATACTGTATTAGTTACATAATTCCTCTTACAGAAGGATGACGAATGTACTCTCTGAAGCAAAAGAgagattatatatatatatatatatctatataccaagctctccatttttcttttctttttgtttgttccgTTTGGTTTTCGACAGGTCATTTCATCGGTGCCAAGATGTCTGAATGCCCCAACTGATGCCTttttgtttccaaacttttcaCATGTGCAATTTGAAGGAGACAATTTAGCGAGACAGCCGGCGCCCGGTGGAgcaatttgtgtttgtttgttttttttcttttgcttttcagTCGCTGttgaacatgttttaatcaCAGCAATGATCTGAACTGGTTCAGTCCCTTTAGAGTTTTTCGCTTGATCTGTAGAAACCTGGAGCGGATCTGAGAGTTTTGAAGAGGACGGActctttttttagtgtttttaaaagttacacgCGTTCGCACTGTGAGCAACATGGCGGATGAGTCAccacaaagctgtttttttttttattgttttcaaattcaaatctgattttttcctgatttttttttaaagtgctgttTAATGGCAGAGACCAAAATAATGCTTCAGGTtgctgcagccaatcacagcactgaAACAAGTCACataaatgttagcatgctacgCTATGCAGCTGGTTTTAACATCTCATTCAGATGGCTTCTACTTCGACTTAGTACATATTGATTTAATGTAACGTGACGTTATTTATTAGccaatgtttaaacatttcacaaaacatgaaCTACTGTCCAGTCTAAATAATTTATAACTActtttacactgtaaaaactcaaatcttagcgAGTGCATTTGTCTCATGATGTCTTATCATTACACAGATTACAATCCACATTCACTTTACAAGTCCTGACAAACGTCTTACGTCGAGATGTTAAACGGGGAAATGTGCGGTCAGGGTCGCTTGAAAtgagtgaaaaaacaaatctgctaATGGGGAAAGATGTCTGTGTGGGTTGTCAGTCTTCCAGCTCAGCGTAAATCCAATCCTGATCCAAAGGCAGCTGGACTTGGTGGAAGATCTTGAggatgtttcacctctcctcttttaaataaatccagctgcctttggatcaagaTTCAATTTACAATGTAAAGGTAAGCAGATTTGACTTGTGAAGTTTCCTAATATGAGATGAAATGTCATTTCTGACCCCATTGGCAGATATTTTACACTCTTCACAAGCTAACCAggctttattttcctctttcaatatcttaaaataagatgtttatccaGACTTGTCAGGTAAATGtggctcataaaaaaaaaaagtaatgaggTATTTTTGAACAGGAACTGGATAAACACACTTGTTAGGATTTGAGATTTTGCAGTGTAGTAGTTTATTATAATGCCCTGATTGGCTCTGAATGACTGCGTATTAGATAAACCGTGGTGATTGGCCAAACTAACATCTGTGTGGTTTAAAATCTGTCTGAACAGACTCGTCTACAGTGGAGGTTAAAGTAACAGTTTGCTGATTTGCAGCTCAAACCTTATCAAgtgtatttgtttcatttctagTCAAACATTTCTCACTACATGTTTACCTGACGGGTCCAGATAGACATCTTACTTCAAGGTATAACGAGCAAAAATGACGGCCTGGAATCcttaaaataagtaaaatataTCTGCCAATGAAGCGAGCGTATGAGAGGTCTATATCTCAAATATCACAACTCATTTTAAGACTcttaaaaactacatttccctCGCTGCACtggcagatatttttttatttattatgagcAAGTCAGGCctcattttgtgctttttatgtcttaaaataagatgtttatctggacttgtttGGTAAATAATTTTGATAAATAATTAGAGAAATCCACCGGCTTAGATTTGACTTTTGTCAGTGAACTTCAAGGACGTTAATATCCAGCAGGTCTCCCTTCACAGTTATTTTTCCACATTCTTATATTACTTAAAAGTTAAATAATCATTCAAAGGCCTCAATCAACCCAATATCAGACGAATCAATCATGCATCATGAGCTGGATCAAACACTCGATGAGTTTAGCTTCTACTTAAAGCAATAATAAGACGTGTTTGGAATCAATCTTAGGCCTTTCTTTCCAACAGGATCgataactctctctctcatttctgtgCGTATAAATGGAGTTGTAGCCTGTAggtgattagcttagcttagcataatgaaTGGAAGCAGgtggaaacagctagcctagcTTCTCTTCaccttttatcttttctttttctctctgtataAGATTAGTTTGATCCCTAAACGACAGAAAAGATTCAATCAACacttgcagtgtttttttaggttttgatttatttatttttttagttgaGTACTTGCCGGGGGTTGTGACtcttcagatttatttatttttcccctgAAATAGTAACACTAAAAGATTGAATCataagcccttttcacacatgcactgataCAATTTCTTGACCTTTTTCTTGAAATCGTCCTGAGCAGGTTTATTCACGCGTCGCTCACAGCGGGAGATTTTCGCTGTCGGAGAAAGGAAGCGAGTAGGGGAGGGGTATAAACATCatgaaactctctctctctctcgctctcgctcacTCGCTGGaaattttctttctgtgtttccaCGTTGGCTCACGCTGACATTTCACCAGGGTGAAAGAATTCTGCTaattgcattcacacatgcagcagctCGCTCTCAATATTTAGAGAAGGTTTTGTGCATACAAAGGGTTATAGTAAAAACTGAACCCACAAAGAAGGGCTGCACTATTTATGGAAGTAgatataaaaaaatcacaaatactGCAAAGTGCAATCTCCAGATGTTAAAACAGAATTGTAATGACGTATATGTGCGAGAATCCTTGgcctttacaaatgtttttcagctgtttttaaaaaggagattAACAAGAAGAAATGTCGGTTCAGACGCCaacaaatgcacattttaaaagtttcttACCATGAATCTTCAAACTATCTTAATAtctgtcaaaacaaaagcaatgcAATGTTTTTCATTCCTTTAAACACTCCAACTCTGCCGCCCTTTTCCTTTGACTCGATGATCATGTTGCTCACAGTGTGAACCCGCTGCAGTAACGACCCTGATGATGAAACGCAatgacttctttctttcttttttttttatttgttcatctACAGTAGTAATAATTACTGAGCCACTTTGACGATGTACCAGAATAACGACTGAGTGCAAGCGTGCTAAACGATAAGCTACGGTCCACCACGCGGGGCAGGAACGTTTCCCCCCTCCTGAACCCTGCTGGTGTCCATTACGGTGTTGAAGCTGCCCCTCCCCCCGCCCCAGTCTGCACTTTAACGCAGGTCCCCCCCAActcctcatccccccccccccaaagaccTGCTGTACTGTATGAAACGGGGAGGGTTATTTACTTTACAAAGATCCTGTCCACACGGGGAGATTCCTGTTGGTCTTAAAGCGTTTGGTGATTAtgtccccctcccctcccccgcccacccacacacacacacacacacaacaccttGCACCTaacaacaccttttttttctcctgatcAGCTGTGATGAGTAGAGACCCTGTGTTATCAGTGTTAAAACATGAGGaaggtgacttttttttttttctgactccaTTTCAAAGAAAACGTTGAAAGCTTTCCGCTTGGAGCTtcttgtgtggaaaaaaaataaataaaacaagcttttttttgaCCTGGTTGTGTGTTGAGTCTGTTTTCATTCTTGTTGTCTTCACTTTAAAGCAGAGAGCGTCCTCTCACTGTTAGACGCCTCCAATGGGACATTAAATCAATAAACTGTCTCCATCTCTGCTAAATTTAAACCTCAGAGTCTCTGGAGTCACTCTGAAGAAGATTTGTgggtgaaatttaaaaaatgttgtggaAAATAATGCACTATAATCATAACCAAACATGGCTATAAATACAGTCACTtaaaagtcagggttggtcattttcctccagatccactgtttaagattttggtgtaaattgtctttaggtcctgacagacattaataactcatgttctctgaaaaaggaacaaagaaaatccatcatctgtatcagtttgtaagtctgtaaaaactttaaccaatgtctgccacgaggtaccaatctgatgaaccaatcacacgcctccctgtctccctgctcgctctctacctcttgcgtgctctagctcacactcagagctcgtcaccgatgactttaggagtttatactgagagtttactgaccgctgaatgagacatgagacgacgtagtttctacacaatgacagatgagctgaggtcagcatgtaagtgagggggcgtggctttagagggagcacagaggggagggggtgcagacgaagcactgagggaatgctactttcaaaatcatgctagttatCAAAAATtcccaaccctgcctttaaggcttttcatttgactttcaacttgaaacaaaaaaaaaccctgcacactactcttgctcgGTCACCAATTTATTCGAAAAAAATCGACAAACATTTCAGTCCCTCCGAATCTTAGTGAAGTGTGGTCAACCTTTGTCAAGTGAcaacacacttcactgaggttCATCGGGACcgactgtgtgtttttcttctcatgaATCGGTGACGCTGAacaagagtagtgtgcaggatatTTCTTGTCGATGTGATAGTTTGATGTTCTTGAACGTTTTTCATGAGAAAGTTGGATGTGCAAAAACCtccttaaaacatttaacttttgaCAACACTTCATAGGAAAATGTtggatgcacaaacacacacttcacatgctgacatgttttaaacatcGGGCCGAAGACGTGCGCAGTCATATTTTGCAGAAAATCCAAAAACAGAACTGAACCTTGTCAGTCAGCATGGTTCTTCAGCTTCTCAAAACATCTTTGCCGTCTTTGCACCACCTCCTTTTTAATGGATTCTTGTTGTCCAAGAGAGGGAGTTGCACTCAAAAGACCTTCAGTTGGTGCCAAAGCGCAGCAAACTCAATTCCAGGTTCAGGTGACTTTATTTGTAACCGTAGTTAAATTTGGTTGCAGCTAGAGTCACATATActtaataaaacatacaaagtgtAAATGCACGGTACATGGGTAAAAGAGCAGATTCCTACATATTATTGCTTcatttttctgtgcatgtggggtctttgtttcctctctcttcacacATTTCTACATAACAATGAAAGGTCTAAAGGTAAGTGACCTGACTCTGGGTGTTTGAAGTGTTCTAGTTTACGTTTGTAGTCTAATATCTGCCATGCAGGTTCAGTAAACAAACGGCTCTTAGAAGTCCGTTCTCACTTTTCAGGATGCTCACCGGACTGTAAACAAAGGAAACACGCTGAAAGGGAAGTCTTGCCTTGCAGTTCTTCTTTACTGCAGTGCTGACTACGTCAAAAGTCTGATGCCGCTGCAGGGAGTCAGATCGTCAGACGGTAGCTGATGGTTACACAAATGAAACTTGTAATTTCTTCTTTCAAAGGTTTCTTAAATTCACATATTTCTGTGAGCTCATAACAGCAACGTCTAAATCAGAAGTAACATCTAGCTTATTCTTTAATGTGTTGTAGAGTAACTTAcagatttaatcatttcaatCTTTGTGTTGACACACATCTCTGTCTCCAGCTGTGATCTTTGTCTCCACTGATCCTCCTCAGGCTGCAGGTGTATCAGCTGTCTGTATTATTTGACCTGAGTAAACAAAGCAGAGAACAGACAGGAGCCTCCACACGcctccttttcttctgcttCAGATCACCTCAGCAcacagacggaggaggagggagaggaggaggaggaagagggggaggaggaagaggtggaggagggagaggtggaggagggagaggaggaggtagaggaggagaaggaggaggaggaggaggaggaggaggaggaggaggaagagggagaggaggaagagggggaggaggaggaggaggaggaggaggaagagggagaggaggaagagggggaggaggaggaggaggaggaagaggagggagaggaggaggaggaagaagagggggaggaggaagaggtggaggaggaggaggaggaggaagaggagggagaggaggaggaggaagagggggaggaggaagaggtggaggaggaggaggaggaggaagaggagggagaggaggaggaggaagaagagggggaggaggaagaggtggaggaggaggaggaggaggaagaggagggagaggaggaggaggaagagggggaggaggaagaggtggaggagggagaggtggaggagggagaggaggaggtagaggaggagaaggaggaggaagagggagaggaggaggaggaagaggagggagaggaggaggaggaggaggaggaggaggagggagaggaggaggagggagaggtggaggaggaggaggaggaggcggggggagaggagggagaggaggaggaggaggaggaggaggaggagggagaggagggggaggagggggagagggaggaggagggagaggaggaagaggtggaggagggagaggaggaggtagaggaggagaaggaggaggaagagggagaggaggaagaggaggaggagggagaggaggaggaggaggaggaagaggagggagaggaggaggaggaggaggaagaggagggagaggaggaggaggaggaggaggaagaggaggaggaggaggagggctccAGCTGCAGAGACCCTCTCAGCAGAGCGGGGTTAAAGGTGAGATCatggtatgtttg carries:
- the LOC132988711 gene encoding cilia- and flagella-associated protein 251-like, which encodes EGEEEEGEEEEEEEEEEGEEEEGEEEEEEEEEGEEEEEEEGEEEEVEEEEEEEEEGEEEEEEGEEEEVEEEEEEEEEGEEEEEEEGEEEEVEEEEEEEEEGEEEEEEGEEEEEEEEGEEEEEEEEEEGEEEEGEVEEEEEEAGGEEGEEEEEEEEEEGEEGEEGEREEEGEEEEVEEGEEEVEEEKEEEEGEEEEEEEGEEEEEEEEEGEEEEEEEEEGEEEEEEEEEEEEEEGSSCRDPLSRAGLKVRSWYVCVFTYHLSSYIILHRSTLHLTDSTLTSSSSHIRSLIHTLKPNPSFHCLYSTAFMQGRVIQSVSVCCRIDASARFDVSCRTEGQRGSLACREQLDFKTPAWPRDLVSDGGWKGQPKPSSLSSPLLGHT